Within the Molothrus aeneus isolate 106 chromosome 1, BPBGC_Maene_1.0, whole genome shotgun sequence genome, the region ATCCCAACCTGGAGGAGCCGCAGGAAAAACATGGATGAGGTTTGTCCTCGTTCCAGTTTGTCCTCGTTCCAGTGTTGGTGTTCccagcatggctggggtggGAATGGTTTGGAATATCCTCCAGCTCCACATCCAGCTTTGCCCAGTTTTATTCATGGATATTGAAATTCCCAGTGTCCACCTGGAAAAAGCTCAGGTGCTTGGGAAAGCCCTGTGGGAATCCTGATGGATTTGGGatcttctccagctctcctggaacccctggatctctcccagtccctgctccagcagggagcacGTCCTGGAAAAACAACCGGCCTGGCAAGTTTGGTGTGGAGAggggtgggattttttgggattcctTCCTTCTGGAGCCACTCTGGGAGCAGGACAGGCTTGGACATGCTCAGGAgcttgggcaggagcagcttttccagggaaGAGCTTTTCCTCAGGGAGGGCTGTCCTGgatctctgcctgctcctcctttGGTGCCTTGGGTGAGAAATCCGGGAACGTCGGCAGCACCTGCTGGAGTCAATCCAGGGGatcccatggagctgctcccggggctggaatccctctgctctgggaaaaCTCGGGAATGTTCacttggagaagggaaagatccagggagagctcagagcccctggcagggcctggaggggctccaggagagctggagagggactggggacaagggatggagggacaggacccagggaatggctcccagtgccagagggcaggcatgGATGGGAgactgggaattgggaattcctggctgggagggtggggagaggctgggatggaattcccagagaagctctggatccctggcagtgcccaaggccaggttggatcaCCCTTGGGATAgcggaggtgtccctgcccgtggaaGGGGATCACCCTtcagatcccacccagcccattCCAGGATGATTCCATGATCTCCAtacatttttcctgctgttccagGAGGTGAAAGCCTTATCCTTATGGAGTGGGATGGGGAAGCTGCTCCTGAAGCAGCTCCAAGTGACTTTTGGGAATAACAACAACAGGAGCAAGGGACCCGTGACACTGGAAGAAATCCCTGTTCCAGCTTTTCATGGCACAGCCGTTCCAGGTGCTCCTGCCACAAGGATTTTGACAGCCAGGAGGCTTGGAGGAATCTGTGGAATTGTTTGTTCCATAAAAGCCTTGGGGCTGGAACAGTGAAGCCCAAGCCAAGCTCGGAGGGGCCTGGTTTCCATCGGGAACACTCCGGGCATTCCGTGCATTCCCGGCGTGCCGGTGCCAAGGGCCTCCTCCCAGAAAAAGCTGGGATCCCTCCTGCttccccagccaggagctctggcCCTGAGGGAAACATGGATTTGGGATATTCCCCACCCAAACCACGGAATGTGccacccctggcagtgtccatTGCTTCCCTCTGGAATGCTGCactccccaaatcctcccaatTCCTTTTTGggagggaattcctggctgggagggtggggagggctgggatggaattcccagagaagttgtggctgcccctggatccctggaaatgtccaaggatggggcttggagcggcctgggacagtgggaggtgtccctgcccatggccctgATCCCAAGGGTCACTTCCACTCTGGAATTCCATAATTTACCTCAGGAACAcatcccagtgttcccagcaTTCCCACGGAGTGGCTCAGACTCttggccaggagctggaatgggatggagTGGGGCAGGGTTGGATTTTCCACCTGTGCTCTGCTGACTTCCAAGGTTGGATTTTTGGTGCTTTCCATAAAAACCTGGTTCTCTGCTTCCCAACCTTCCCAGCTTCTCTTGGAGCCTTAATCCTGGTTAATCCCATCCTTGGTGGTTAATGAGCTTCACCTCCCTCATTATCCCCGTGGGCTGAGCTTTTCCATGGATCCTGCAGCCTCCAGAgtgtcctggagctgggatgagctCCTGCAAACTGGATTTTCCAGGGCTGTGGCTTTGAGAATTCCTCTTGAAGCTTGAAGGGTTTGGTTCCAGTGAGGAATCACTCGTGGGAACGAAGGTGTCCAATTGTAGCCCAAATTAGATGGGAATATCCTGGGATTGTGATTCAGTCCTGACTCCTGAGCTTCCCTGGAGGAgatgaaaacatggaaaagctTCCAGGTGATGTTTGGGTCCCTCATTCCCTCCGCTCCACCATCCATTTATTCCAGAACCGGGATTTGCTCCCTGATTTTAGCACTTCCAGAAATGCTTGGATAACCACCTTGTATcctaaataatcttttttttccgCTGTGTTtccctgaaataattttttccatgatTTTGGATCTTCCCTGGGGTCTCCAGCCGGAGTATCCCAGTTTTTAGACCCAAAAGGTTGGAGCTAGGTGGGAATTGGGTTCTTCTCCCAAGGATTAGGGacagcctcaggctgtgccagaggaTACCccaggttggatattgggaatatTCCTCgtggaatggggaatgggagtccccattcctggtgggatttaaaagccatggATGTGGCACCAGGGGACACAGATCCCTGGTGGCCTTggctggatttgatgatctcGGAGGCTTTTCCATGGAATCTcaacaattccatgatttcaTCCGCCTCTGGCTCCTGATTCCaacattcccacttttcctgaGTGCCCACTGGGCCATCCCAGACTTTCCTCACTGCTCTTCCCGCTTTTCCCAGGGAGATCAAGCTGCGGAATTACGATCCCGAGGATGAGGAGCTGAAGAAGAGGAAGCTGCCCCCGGCCAAACCGGCCTCAGGTGGGAGAAgatgggaatgtgggaagggaAACCAGGGCTTGGGAAGCTCCGTGCTCTTCCCAAGGTGGGCGATCCACTGGGATGAGGTGTCCATGGAGGGGTTGGAATATCTGATCCTGTCACTCTCACACCCAGCATTGCACAAGAGGGGTGGGAACGCTCCCAGGCCCAAATCCAAGGATTCATCCTCGGAGGAGCCTCCCTGGAGGAGCCTCCCGGAAATTCCGGCTGTTTTTTGCTGGATTTATCTCGAAGGAAATTTTAGGCAGGAGTTGAGGGCGTTGGGCTGGAATTTCCTCACCTGGAACTTCCCTAAATCACCTGAGGGGGGGAAATGAAGGAGTTCCCCAGATCCTGAGATGTGGAGTTTTCCGGAATAAATCCCTTGAAAAATGCCCTGAATAAAAagggagggctgggaatggctgggaatTCTGGCACTGcccttttccttgtgtttttgtAGGAGCTTAAAACTTCCATGTGAAAGGAAAGACATGGGAAGGCTGGAGCTTGTCCAGGGAAGGGAGTGGAGCTGGGGAgttcctgagggagctgggaatgttatcctggagaaaaggaggcactgggggctgcacaATTCCCTGACTGGAGCCCAGGGGGAATTGGGATCCACTCCCAggaaacagggacaggaggaaggggaataaccaggttggatattgggaaaattccAGTTGTCCcacagtggtggagtccccattcctggagggattgaaatccctgtggatgtggcacttggggacatgggcagtgctggccttggcagtgctgggaatgttTGGACTCAATCcaagagggcttttccaactgAAATTGTCCTTGATTCCACAAAATCCATGTGCTGGATGTGCTCCCTGGTGCCGCAGCCCCTCCATGGGTGGCTTTTTCCGTGAGCGTTTTCTCATTATCCCGGATATCTCCAGAGCTTTCCCCAAGGCCTGGGCTGGAGCCTGACTCCTCCAAAGTGTCCCAGGCCTGGAAATGAGTCAGGGAGAGCAAAATTCCAGACCTTTGGAGCAGCTGATCCCTGCAGATGTTGGGAAAAGAGGCCTCGATCCCAACCGGCTTCCAGCTGCGGATGCCGTTTGTGGGATTTCCATCATTCCCAGATAATTTTCAGGAGGGTTTGGATACCGAGGGGATGTACTCAGGTGTGGGCATCACGTTTTTAAGTAAagctgtgggaatgggattttaGGGAAGTTTTTGGGAGCCGAGGCTGGAGCGCTGGTGGAATTCCCGGTTTTCCAACACTGATCCCGTTTCCCCATCTAGTGGAGGACACggtgaaggagcagctggaagcgGCCAAGCCGGAGCCAATCATCGATGAGGTGGTAGGTaaagctggagctggaattctTGGGATTGGGAAACCTGGATCTGGAAATCCGTGGTGGGAAATCCAGAGCTGGAAATCTGGATCAGGAAATCTGGATCTCGGAATCCAGATCTGGGAAATCCAGAGCTGAAAATCCGGATCTGGGAATCTGGAGCTGGAaatccagagctgctctgtgccaggtcCAGGCTGGAATGTTGCCTTTGCCTTTCACTGGAtgtctcctctccttccctagGATTTGGCAAACTTGGCTCCCAGGAAACCCGACTGGTGAGTGCCTATGGAATGCTGCTCCCGGGAAAAGGGGGCTGGAGTCAGCAGGGGGGGCGGTTCCAACCCCTTGAGGTTGTGCTGGAAATATCCAGGAAAACCTGAGCTGAGGGTTAAAATACCGGGAAAATCCCATGGGAGGTTGGAAGGAGCTGATCTTTAAGAACCCATCCAACCCTgagcattccatgattccatggaaCTGGAAAACCCTCCTGGCTGTGGAGGAAGACAcaattcccttttcctgctgattCTCTGGAATGCTTGTCACCCAGGGCTGGGTTGGTTTCGGAGCAcctgggagagagaaggaaTTTCCACAGGGAAAGGTGGGCCCTGCCTGGCCATGGAATTGTCCTGACCTTGtggctcttctcccagggatTTGAAGAGGGATGTGTCCAagaagctggaaaagctggagaagaggaCCCAGAGAGCCATCGCGGAGCTGATCCGTGCGTTCCGGAGCCGCGGGAACAGGGTGGCTCATTCCAGAGGGATTCCATGATCCGTGCTGGGAGCTCACTGGGCCAGGGAGGGATTGGTGGGGCTTGGTCCCTTCCCAAATGGATCTGGGAAGCTGTTGGTCCCAAGGAGCTTCCCAAGGAGGCTCCAGGAGCACTTGGATGGTGCCAAGggaagggttttggggtcctgCTCTGGGTCACTCCCAATCCAACCCATCCATcccttttccatggcttttcTCCCGGCAGGAGAGCGCTTGAAAGGGCAGGAGGGGGAGCTGGCGTCGGCTGTGGGATCAGCAAAGCAGGAGGGAAGCGACTCCGACTGAGGAGAATCCATCAGGAACGGGCTCTGGATCTGCCTCACACGGACGCCgtgtccctcagcccctccctgcctgggactgctcctcccttttcccaaaCTTCCCCggtcctgctgtgcctggaggaGAGGCAGATCCAAGGAGCCTGGCGGCTGCTGAGGAACTTCCATGGAAAACTCTCTGGGATCTGGGGGGGTTGATGGGAGCAGGAcagacccccccccccgccccagtTAGCTGGAATTTCCTTGGAGCAAGGAGAAGTGGGAAAActccgggctggggctggaaaggTCAATCCAGACtggctgggaaaggagggagaggcCAGCAGCCCTTGGAAAAGCAGGATCATTTCCCAGGGAAATTGGTGCTCCTGTTCCTGTGACACTCCTTGAGGCTCTGAGTATTTGGGAATATCGATGGCCAGCCTTGGAATTCCTGTGGGAAGGGGCAGCGTGGCTCGGGAATCGTTGGCTGCTCTGCATCTGGCTCAGTTTAATGTGGGATTTGCTTCGCTCCCGAATTTCCTGACCCTCCAGGAGCATGTCCCGCTCCTCCTCTTCGGGGTTTTTTATTGTTAATGGATCTTTTCCTAATAAAACAATTCCATGTGGAAAAAGTTGTCACTTGTCCTGCAGAGGAGTGGGAAGAGGAGCAGTGGGATTGAGACCATGGAAGTTGGAGTGGGATTGAGTTCATAGAAATTTGAAGAGTGGTGCAATTGGGTCCCTGGAAGTTGGAGGAGCAGTGGGATTGAGTCCATGGAAGTtggaggaggagctgtgggattGAGCCCATGGAAGttggaggagctgtgggattGAGCCCATGGAAGTTGGAGGAGGAGCAGTGGGATTGAGCCCATGGAAGTtggaggaggagctgtgggattGAGTCCATGGAAGTTGGAGGAGGAGCAGTGGGATTGAGTCCATGGAAGTTGGAGGAGGAGCAGTGGGATTGAGCCCATGGAAGTtggaggaggagctgtgggattGAGCCCATGGAAGTTGGAGGAGGAGCAGTGGGATTGAGCCCATGGAAGTTGGAGGAGGAGCAGTGGGATTGAGCCCATGGAAGCTGGAGGTGGCCACAGCAGGTCAAGCACAATTCCTGGGATGGGCTGATCCAGGTTATTTTGTGATCCAGGTTCCTGGGGCGATCCCAACCCTGTGCCTCTGGAAAAGGTGAGCAGATGGAATCTGCCAAGCTGATCCtgcattttccctggaaaacttTATTGTAACTCTGGGAGATCTTGCAAGATGGTGCTGGAATCCTCTGGGTTTGATTCCAAAGAGGTTTTATCCCAAGGGGAAACGTCTGCTGCAGACACAAGATTCCAGCTGGGATAAGAAGAGCTGTTCAAGGTAATTCCcacatcctgctgcttttgtcCTGGTGGATCATTCCCAGGGCGATGGgtccttgtccctgtgccaggatcTGCTGCCTCCCACTGCTCCATGCTCTTCCATGAGGATTTTCCACCTGCAAGAGCCCCGTTCCTGCTTCCAGGGGGTGCCTGGGagcaaagagcagctggaaaattcCCTGATTCCTTCCTCCATTCCcagcttccttccttccctgtccTTGGCTCTCCTGTTCCCGGTGTTTGCAGCcattcctgctccatcctctcccCGTGGAGGGGCCATTCCCAGGTGTGTGGGGACAACGGGGACATTCCATGGAGCAGTGGGAGAGCTGCACCCACCGGGGCCAGGCTCGGTGTTGGGATGTGCCTGTGGATTCCCTCTGGATTCTCAGGTGGGAAAACACCTGGGCTGGTGTCCAACCATCTCCCTGTAGGGTGATTTTGGtgattttccctgtttttccttgGATGGGAGACATCCAAGTGCCCCTCACCCTTGTCCTGGGGCAAAATATTTATGGAAAAGCAGTGGAAAGGTTCCATCAGGGAATGCTGTGgttgcccctggatccctggaagtgtccaaagccaggctggatggggcttggagcagcctgggatagtgggaggtgtccctgcccatggaagtgggatggatgggatgatCTTAAAGTTTGCTCGCAGCCCAAATTGTTCTGGAATT harbors:
- the CCDC12 gene encoding coiled-coil domain-containing protein 12; this encodes MAAPGGGMEAAEEPEGFVLGRLEQEALKRRERLKALRQRTLQNKESGEPESKIPREDEEEEPVKHREIKLRNYDPEDEELKKRKLPPAKPASVEDTVKEQLEAAKPEPIIDEVDLANLAPRKPDWDLKRDVSKKLEKLEKRTQRAIAELIRERLKGQEGELASAVGSAKQEGSDSD